TAAAAATGCTCTCGAGTCGAGAGGGGCAATCGTTGCAATTCTTGACCGGCCCATCCACAGGGACGAGGAAGAATGTGTTGAATGCGGAGCCTGCATTTCTGTCTGCCCTATGAATGTTTATGCCTTTGATGAGGACTGGAGCCTCTGCGTGGACGAAAAGAAATGTATCCAGTGCGGCATGTGCATCAAGATGTGCCCGCACGGGGCTTTAAAGCTGGG
This window of the Methanosarcina mazei S-6 genome carries:
- a CDS encoding 4Fe-4S binding protein — its product is MKIKICIPTERIHNPIISESIIETGILLNIMVANIDSTYGELIADVKDSRFDKIKNALESRGAIVAILDRPIHRDEEECVECGACISVCPMNVYAFDEDWSLCVDEKKCIQCGMCIKMCPHGALKLGE